The DNA window CGTGGTTCGCCACCGCCTGCCCGCCGTACCCGGAGCCCAGCATGTTGCGGGCGATCTGGGAGACCAGGAGCATCTCCTTCCCCAGCTCCTTCGCCGGGATCTCGTAGTAGAGCCTGCTCCCCACGCGGTGGGTGGTGAACAGTCCCTGCCGGGTCTGGGCGCGCGCCGTGACGACCTGCGCGTACGGCTTCGGGCCGGGCTCGCCGGGCGCGCCCCCGCCCCCCTGCGCCGCGGCGGCAGGGCGCTCCCCACTGGCGGCGGGGGGCGCTTC is part of the Longimicrobiaceae bacterium genome and encodes:
- a CDS encoding DUF5118 domain-containing protein produces the protein EAPPAASGERPAAAAQGGGGAPGEPGPKPYAQVVTARAQTRQGLFTTHRVGSRLYYEIPAKELGKEMLLVSQIARNMLGSGYGGQAVANHVLRWERRDNRV